TCGCGACATCCGCCCCCTCCGCATCGAAACGACAGAGGCAACCCACCTGTGAGCACCCAGACGACCGACAGCTACGTCAAGGACGGCGTCCACTACCACGAGTTCGACATCGTGATCGTGGGCGCGGGCGGGGCCGGCATGCGCGCCGCGATCGAGGCGGGATCCGGCGCCCGAACCGCCGTCATCACGAAGCTGTACCCCACGCGTTCGCACACGGGCGCGGCGCAGGGCGGCATGGCCGCGGCGCTCGCGAACGTCGAAGAGGACTCGTGGGAGTGGCACACTTTCGACACCGTCAAGGGCGGCGATTACCTCGTCGACCAGGATGCCGCTGAGATCCTCGCGCGAGAGGCGATCGACGCCGTCATCGATCTCGAGAACATGGGCCTGCCGTTCAACCGCACGCCCGACGGCAAGATCGATCAGCGGCGCTTCGGCGGCCACACCGCCGACCACGGCAAAACCCCGGTCCGCCGGGCCTGCTATGCCGCCGACCGCACGGGTCACATGATCCTGCAGACGCTCTTCCAGAACTGCGTCAAGCTCGGCATCAACTTCTTCAACGAGTACTACGTGCTCGACCTCATTACCGTGAAGAAGGATGACGGTTCGACCGAGATCGCCGGCGTCGTCGCCTACGACCTCGCGACGGGAGACCTCCACGTCTTCCACTCGAAGGCCGTCATCTTCGCGACAGGCGGATTCGGCAAGATCTTCAAAACGACGTCGAACGCCCACACCCTCACGGGAGACGGCGTCGGCATCATCTGGCGCAAGGGCCTTCCTCTCGAGGACATGGAGTTCTTCCAGTTCCACCCGACAGGACTCGCGGGCCTCGGCATCCTCCTCACGGAGGGCGCGCGCGGAGAGGGCGCCATCCTCCGCAATGTCTCGGGCGAGCGCTTCATGGAGCGGTACGCCCCGACGATCAAGGACCTCGCACCGCGTGACATCGTGAGCCGCTGCATGGTGCAGGAGGTCGCGGAAGGTCGCGGAGCCGGCCCCCACCGCGACTACGTGCTCCTCGACTGCACGCACCTCGGCGCCGAAGTGCTCGAGACGAAGCTCCCCGACATCACGGAGTTCGCGCGGACCTACCTCGGGGTCGACCCCGTCGTGGAGCCGGTGCCCGTCATGCCCACGGCGCACTACGCCATGGGCGGCATCCCCACCAACAACGACGCACAGGTGCTGAGCGACAACACGACCGTCGTGCCGGGCCTCTACGCCGCCGGCGAGTGCGCGTGCGTCTCGGTCCACGGCTCGAACCGCCTGGGCACGAACTCGCTCCTCGACATCAACGTCTTCGGCAAGCGGGCTGGCAAGAACGCCGTCGAGTACGTCAAGACCGCCGAATTCGTTCCGCTGCCGGAGGACCCCGCGAAGGAGGTCCGCGAGCTCATCGAGGGCCTGCGCGCCAACCAGGGCACCGAGCGGATCGCCGTACTCCGCAAGAAGCTCCAGGATGAGATGGACCGCAAGGCCCAGGTGTTCCGCACCGACGAGTCGCTCGGTGAAGTCCTCGACGTCATCGAGGAGCTGCGCGAGCGCTACAAGAACATCCACGTGGACGACAAGGGCAAGCGGTTCAACACGGATCTGCTCGAGGCGGTCGAACTCGGGTTCCTGCTCGACATCGCCGAGGTCGTCGTCGTGACGGCGCGCAACCGCAAGGAGAGCCGCGGCGGTCACATGCGCGACGACTTCCCGACGCGCGACGACGAGCAGTACATGCAGCACACGATGGCCTACCTTTCGGGCGATGCCGGCTCCTCGCACTCCGAGGACCACATCCGCCTCGACTGGAAGCCGGTCGTGTTCACGAAGAACGAGGCGGGCGAGTTGCGGTACCCGCCGTTGGAGAGGAAGTACTGATGTCGACAGCACTCGTCGAGCCGGACGCGATCGAGCAGATCGACGCCGAGACCGCAGACGACACCGGCATCCAGTCGTTCCTCGTCACGTTCATCATCCGCCGGTTCAACCCCGAGATCGACGAAGAGCCGCGCTGGGTGGACTACGACGTCGAGCTCTACTCGACCGACCGCGTGCTGGACGCCCTCCACAAGATCAAGTGGGAGGTCGACGGCTCGCTGACCTTCCGCCGTTCGTGCGCCCACGGCATCTGCGGGTCCGACGCGATGCGGATCAACGGCCGCAACCGTCTGGCGTGCAAGACGCTCATCAAGGACCTCGACATCTCGCAGCCCATCTACGTCGAGGCGATCAAGGGGCTGCCGCTCGAGAAGGACCTCGTCGTCGACATGGAGCCGTTCTTCGCCTCTTACCGCGAAGTGCAGCCGTTCCTCATCTCGAGCTCGAAGCCCGCGCCGGGCAAGGAGCGCATCCAGTCGATCGTCGACCGCGAGGTCTTCGACGACACCACGAAGTGCATCCTCTGCGCCGCCTGCACGTCGTCGTGCCCCGTCTTCTGGACCGACGGGCAGTACTTCGGTCCCGCGGCGATCGTCAACGCGCACCGCTTCATCTTCGACTCCCGCGACGACGCCGGCGACGTGCGCCTCGACATCCTCAACGACAAGGAAGGCGTCTGGCGCTGCCGCACGACCTTCAACTGCACCGAGGCCTGCCCCCGCGGCATCGAGGTGACCAAGGCCATCGCCGAGGTCAAGCAGGCCGTACTTCGCGGTCGTTCCTAAGCTACGAGCCTCCCAGGGGGCTGTGCCGGAGCGACGGTGTCGTGGCACGATGAGCGGATGCCGCATGCCTCCCGCGCACGACTCCCCCTGACGCCTGCGACGGAGCGCCTCGCGCGAGTGGCGGTGACGGGCGCGTACGCGGCTCAGGGTCTCGGCTACGCCGTCGTCGTGACGTCGCTTCCGGCGCTCAAACTCCGGCAGGGCGTCGACGACACGGTCGTCTCGCTCATCGTCCTCGGCGTCGCGCTCGCGGCGGCGGGCGGATCCGTTCTCGCCAATGCCGTCGCGGTGCGCTTCGGGAGCCGCGCGTCGCTCGTCCTCGGGCTCGTCGTGCAGAGCATCGCGCTTCCCGTCATCGCCTTCCCGACGCCCTTCGGCGTCTTCGTCGCGGCATGGGCCGTCTTCGGTATCGGACTCGGCTGCGTCGACGCTGCGGCTGCGATGCAAGGCGTCACCGTGCAGCGCAGCTACGGACGCCACCTCCTCGGAAGCTTCTTCGCCGCCGCCACCGTCGCGGCGATCATCGGCGCCCTCCTCGTCTCGGCGATCGCGCTCTCGGCAGCCGCGGCCGGCATCGCGATCGTGACCGCCGCCGTCGTCGCCCTCGCCGCGGCGCTCTTCGGTGCGCGGCATTTCGCACGCGACGAGCCGGTCGACGAAGCCCTCCCCCGCGCCGAGCGATCGATCCTCCCCCGCGCGGGGATCTGGGCCTTCGGACTCGTCATCCTCGCCGTCTTCATCGCCGACTCCGCCGTGAGCACATGGAGCACGGTCTACCTCGCAGACGACCTCTCCGCGCTCGCCTGGGTGGCTCCCCTCGGCTACGCCGCGTATCAGGGCGTCGTCCTCATCTCGCGACTCGCGACCGACAGGCTCATCCCGCTCGTCGGACGGGCACGGCTCGTGGCATCCTCCTCGGTCCTCGCGGCGATCGGCTGCGCACTCGTCGCCCTCGTGCCGGTGCCCGCCGTCGCAATCGCCGGCTTCGCGATCGCGGGGCTGGCCAGCGGCATCCTGCTCCCCGTGACCTTCGGCGCAGCGGGCGACCTCGACCCCGCTCACAGCGACCAGGTCATCGCGCGCGTCAATCTGTTCAACTACGCCGGATCGATCCTCGGCGCCGTCGTGCTGGGCCTGCTGGCGGATGCACCGGGGCTCGGACCGGCGTTCCTGCTTCCGGCCGTCGCACTCGTGGCGATCCTCTTCTTCGTACGCTGGTTCCGCGATCCGGCGAGGGCTGCGGCATCCGCTCCTCGCTAATCTGGCAGGGTGACTGACCGCCGATCGCCGAATCCGTCGAAAGACGACGACGCGCGCGCGGTCGACACCACGGACGACGCGACGCTCCGCGCGCGGTGGGAAGCGACGCAGGAGAGCCTGCGCGAGCGCTTCGACGCGCCGATCAGCCGCGCGACACTCATCACGAAGCGGACGCTGGGCTGGTTCCCCGTCCGCGTGTGGCGGCATTTCCTCCAGCACAACGGCTTCCTCCTCGCCGCGGGGGTGAGCTACCAGGCGCTCTTCGCGATCTTCGCCGCGATCTACGTCGGCTTCGCCGTGACTGGTCTTTGGCTCGGCGGCAGCGAGGAAGCCATCGATGGCCTCATCAACGTCATCAACAGCTACATCCCCGATCTCATCTCCGACGACCCCGGCACGGGTCTCTTCACGACGGCACAAGTGACGCAGATCGCGACGGAGAGCGCCGGCGTCCTTGGAGTGACGGGAATCATCGCGCTCGGGACGGTCATCTGGACCGCGATCGGATTCGTGACCTTCGCGCGCCGGGCCGTGCGAGACATCTTCGCGATCCCGCCCGATCGCCGCAGCTATTTCCTCCTCAAGGCCCGCGACCTCCTCGCCGCCGTCATCTTCGGAATAGCGCTCCTCCTGGGTTCCGCGGCGACGTCGATCGGCACGTGGGCGCTGAGCCTCATCTTCGATCTCTTCGGAGTCTCGCTCGACACGCAGTGGTACCAGGTGAGCCTTCGCCTGGCATCCATCGTCGTCTCCTTCGTGCTCTACTCGAGCGCACTCGCGGCCCTCGTGAAGTTCCTCACGGGGGCTTCTCTGCACTGGCGGCAGGTGTGGCCGGGCGCCCTCCTCGGCGGCGGGGCCGTCACCGTCCTCCAGGTCGGTGCGGGATTGCTCCTCAGCTACACGCCGACCAACCCTCTGCTCGCCACGTTCGCGATCTTCGTCGGTCTGCTCCTCTGGTTCCGGATCGTCGGCGTCATCATCCTCGTGGCATCCGCGTGGATCGCCGTCGCGGCATCCGACAAGGACCTGCCACTACTGGAACAGACGGAGGAGGAGCGGCGGGCCCGCGAGCACGAAGCCCTGATCGTCGCGGCGCGGGTGCGGCTGCGGACGGCACGGGAGGAGCGCGAGAAGGCCCCGTGGTACCGCAAATGGCGAGCCGAGCGCGCCGTGCAGGATGCCCGCGAACGCCTCTCCGACCTCGAGGCGTCGGCACCGCCGCCTCCTCGACGCGGTTCACTCTTCGACTGACGCGGATGCCGACGCCGGTGTCGGTGCCGGTGTCGGTGCCCGCGGCTAGGCTGGCGGGCGTGTCTCGCCGTGTCCGCATCGCCTCTGTCAACGTCAATGGAATCCGCGCCGCCGCCCGCAAGGGCATGCTCGCCTGGCTCGAGGAGGCAGACGTCGACATCATGGCTCTTCAAGAGGTTCGGGCGACGCGCGACGAGCTCGCGACCGCTCTCCCGGGCTGGAATCTCGTCAACGACGAGGCGCTCGCCAAGGGTCGCGCCGGTGTCGCGGTGGCATCGCGGTCCGAGTGGCTCGACGTCCGGCGCGTCCTCGGTGATGACGAGGCCCTCGATTCCGCCGGGCGGTGGCTCGAGGTCGACTTCGACGTCGAGGGCGAGCGCCTCGCGGTCGTGAGCGCCTACGTTCCGACGGGCGAGGCCGACACCGCCAAGCAAGATGCGAAGTGGGCGTTCCTCGATGCCATGGAGAAGCGGATGCCGCAGCTCGCCGCCGCATCGCCCCTGGCCGTCGTGATGGGCGATCTCAACGTGGGTCATCGCGAGTTCGACATTCGCAACTGGCGCGGGAACGTCAAGAAGGCCGGATTCCTCCCCCGCGAGCGCGCGTACTTCGACCGGTTCCTCGGGGAGGCCGGCGAACCCGTCGTGGGCGTCGACGGTTCGTCCGGACTCGGCCTCGGCTGGGTCGACGTCGGCCGGCGGTTCGCGGGCGATGTCGACGGCCCCTACACGTGGTGGTCCAACCGGGGCAAGGCGTTCGACAACGACACGGGCTGGCGGATCGACTACCACCTCGCGACTCCGCTGCTCGCCGATCGGGTGAGCAGCTACCGCGTCGTCCGCGCCCCGTCGTGGGACACGCGGTGGAGCGACCATGCGCCCGTCGTGGCCGACTACGCGCTGGGGCTCGCGGCATCCTGAGTCACGCCGCCGCCCGTAGGATCGAGGAGTGAATAAACCGCGTCTCTACTCCGGTATGCAGCCCTCTGCCGACTCCCTCCAGGTCGGCAACTACATCGGCGCTCTCCTGCAGTGGCGCGATCTGCAGGAGTCCTACGACGCCTTCTTCTCCGTCGTCGATCTCCACGCGCTCACGCAGCCGAACGATCCCGCAGAGCTGCGCGAGAAGACGCGGCGAACGGCGGCTCAGTACATCGCGGCGGGGATCGAGCCCTCGAAGTCGACGCTCTACGTTCAATCGCATGTGTCCGCCCACCCCGAGCTCGCGTGGGTGCTCTCGACGATCACGGGGTTCGGCGAAGCAGGGCGCATGACGCAGTTCAAGGACAAGTCGACCCGCTACGGCTCCGACGCCACCTCGGTGGGGCTCTTCACCTACCCCGTCCTCATGGCGGCCGACATCCTGCTCTACCAGACCGACATCGTGCCGGTCGGTGACGACCAGAAGCAGCACGTCGAACTCACGCGAGACCTCGCGGAGCGGTTCAACTCACGCTACGGCCAGACGTTCACGGTCCCGATGCCGGTCATCCAGCAGGACACCGCGCGCATCTACGACCTGCAGAACCCGACGTCGAAGATGTCGAAGTCGGCCGAGTCCGATGCGGGAACTCTGTGGCTCCTCGATGACCCGTCCGTCTCGGCGAAGAAGGTCATGCGTGCCGTGACAGACTCCGATGGAACGGTGCGCTACGACCGGGAGAACAAGCCGGGCGTCTCGAACCTCCTCGTGATCTATGCGGCGCTCACCGGTCGGCAGATCCCCGCGATCGAGGACGAGTATGCCGGTCGCGGCTACGGCGACTTCAAGAAGGGCCTCGCCGAGGTCGTCGTGAACGAGTTCGGTCCCGTGCGCCAGCGCGCGCTCGATTTGCTCGACGACCCCGCAGAACTCGATCGCGTCCTCGCCGCCAACGCGGCGAAGGCCCAGGCCGTGGCCGACGAAACCCTCTCGGACGTCTACGACCGCGTCGGCCTGCTCCGTCGCCGCTGACTCGCACCACAACTCCGCCTGACTTCCGGGCCCGGCCCGGCGCACCTCTGAAACTGACAGGCTTGCCGGGCTGTCATCGAAATCCAGGCGGAGCTATGACACGCTGCGTCAGAACACGCGACATCCGTCGTGCACGCGAAGCAGCCCCCGGAGCGCGGCGAGGACGTCGGCGGGGCGATACATGATGTCGGCGGCGGTGAGCCGCAGGGTGACGTAGCCGTAACTCGCCATCACGAGGTCTCGATTGCGATCCTTGATCTGCTGCTGCCAGTCCGAGTGGAACTGCTTGCTGTCGCATTCGATGACCAGCCAGTCATCGACCAAGATGTCCACGAACCCAACCCTGTCGAACGACGCCTGTAGCTCGACCTGGCAGCCCAGGGCCCGCAGAATGAGCCGCACCAGCGTCTCGGGACCGGACTGTGCACGACCGTCGATCAACCCCCGCAGTACCGCGAATCGTCGTGGTAGGGCACCGAAGATCGTGTCGATGTCGTCCGGCGACACCAGTCCGAGGTTCAGGGCGCTGTCGATGGTCGCAACCGCATGGCGCGGCGGGAGACAGTGCACGGCCTGCAGGACGGCATCGACGAACGACACACGCGCCCCGGTCGAGGCGTCCGGCTCGAGAAGGGGCAGCCAGTGAAGTCGCTGTGAACGGACCGCGCGTGGCTCGAGTCGGGGAACGGATCGGTTGGCCGAACGGAGACGACTGGCCCCGGCGAGCGCATGCACATGCACGCGCTCGTTCGCGAAGACGAACACTCCGTTCATCTGAAGGAGGCTCAGGCAAGTGAGCCGCCCGCCAATCCGGACGGCGTCTTTGAGTGGCTCCGGCGCATCAGGGTGCACGTACCTGTCACGGCGCAGGCGCACGAGTTCGCCGGACGCGAGCAGACGAGCGAGGGACCGGCGCGTGATCCCCATCGCCAGCAATGCCTCGCGCGTATAAACGTCGTGGTTCGCGATCATGGGTCCCACCGTGGTGGCCTCAGGGTCCGCGCGGGCGGGGTGAGGGCGGATCTGGGGATATCCGGACCCGCACCCAGGACTGTGGAGAAGGCGACGGGTGTGTCACAACTCCGCCTGGAATTTCACAGCACCCACCCCGATCGCCGAGATCCCGCCTCCGCCTCAGGGTGCCGATGCGGGCGAGGCGGAGTTGTGGCACAGTGCCGCCGGGTAGCCTGGCGGCGTGGAACCCGTGACCCTGCACACCGAACGTCTCGTCTTGTCCGTTCCCGTCGAGGGCGATATCGACGCCATCTTCGAGGCCTGCCAGGACGCCGAGATCCAGCGCTACACGACCGTCCCGTCGCCCTATGAGCGCTCGCACGCCGAGGGTTTCGTCTCCACGGTCGCGGGCAGGTGGGAGAGCGGCGTCGAGCAGACCTGGGCGATCCGCGACGGCGACGAACTCGCCGGGATGATCGGCCTGTACCACCACGGTCGCGGCGCCGTCGAACTCGGCTACTGGGTGTCACCGGGCTCGCGAGGACGTGGGGTCCTCACCGAGGCGGCCGCAGCCGTCGTCGACTGGGGATTCTCGCCAGAGGGCCTGAACCTCCCACGCCTCGAGTGGCGTGCCGTCGTGGGCAACATCGGGTCGGCGCGCGCCGCGCGACGTCTGGGGTTCCGCTACGAGGGCCTCCTCCGGCAGGGGCTCTCGAGCCATCGCGGACGTGACGACGGGTGGATCGCCGGCCTCCTCGCGACGGACGACCGGACGCCGCAGGACTGGCCCGTCCTCGACGGCGCCTGACGACAGCCGCACCGGCGTCGGAGCCGCGTGGCAGGATGGGCCCATGCCCGAGATGCCCGAGGTCCAAGGGCTCGTCGACTTCCTCCGCGAGCGCCTCGTCGGACGCACCATCACGAAGGTCACCGTCGCGAACATCGCGGCACTGAAAACATACGACCCGCCGATCGACCGGCTCGTCGGGTGCGAGGTGACGGATGCCGTGCGCCACGGCAAGTTCATCGATCTGGCCACGACGGGGCCCCACCTCGTTTTCCACCTCGCGAAGGCCGGATGGCTGCGGTTCACGGACCGGATGCCGCCGACGGTCATCCGCCCGGGGAAGACCCCCATCGCGCTGCGGGTCGTCTTCGACGACGACTCGGGGTTCGACCTCACCGAGGCAGGCACGAAGAAGTCGCTCGCGATCTCCGTCGTCCGCGAGCCCGACAGCGTGCCGGGCATCGCCCGGCTGGGTCCCGACCCGCTGGCCCCCGACTTCGATCGCGAGACGTTCGGACGCTTGCTCGAGGGCCGCCGCACGCAGATCAAGGGCGTGCTCCGCGACCAGTCGATCATCGCCGGGGTCGGCAACGCCTACTCCGACGAGATCCTCCACGCCGCGAAGATGTCGCCGTACGCGATGGCCGCGAACCTCTCCGACGCCGATATCGACCGGCTCTTCGCCGCGCTGCAG
This genomic stretch from Microbacterium sp. SLBN-146 harbors:
- the sdhA gene encoding succinate dehydrogenase flavoprotein subunit, which encodes MSTQTTDSYVKDGVHYHEFDIVIVGAGGAGMRAAIEAGSGARTAVITKLYPTRSHTGAAQGGMAAALANVEEDSWEWHTFDTVKGGDYLVDQDAAEILAREAIDAVIDLENMGLPFNRTPDGKIDQRRFGGHTADHGKTPVRRACYAADRTGHMILQTLFQNCVKLGINFFNEYYVLDLITVKKDDGSTEIAGVVAYDLATGDLHVFHSKAVIFATGGFGKIFKTTSNAHTLTGDGVGIIWRKGLPLEDMEFFQFHPTGLAGLGILLTEGARGEGAILRNVSGERFMERYAPTIKDLAPRDIVSRCMVQEVAEGRGAGPHRDYVLLDCTHLGAEVLETKLPDITEFARTYLGVDPVVEPVPVMPTAHYAMGGIPTNNDAQVLSDNTTVVPGLYAAGECACVSVHGSNRLGTNSLLDINVFGKRAGKNAVEYVKTAEFVPLPEDPAKEVRELIEGLRANQGTERIAVLRKKLQDEMDRKAQVFRTDESLGEVLDVIEELRERYKNIHVDDKGKRFNTDLLEAVELGFLLDIAEVVVVTARNRKESRGGHMRDDFPTRDDEQYMQHTMAYLSGDAGSSHSEDHIRLDWKPVVFTKNEAGELRYPPLERKY
- a CDS encoding Fpg/Nei family DNA glycosylase: MPEMPEVQGLVDFLRERLVGRTITKVTVANIAALKTYDPPIDRLVGCEVTDAVRHGKFIDLATTGPHLVFHLAKAGWLRFTDRMPPTVIRPGKTPIALRVVFDDDSGFDLTEAGTKKSLAISVVREPDSVPGIARLGPDPLAPDFDRETFGRLLEGRRTQIKGVLRDQSIIAGVGNAYSDEILHAAKMSPYAMAANLSDADIDRLFAALQSTLAEAVAAASGKPPAELKDAKRRGMHVHGRRGEACPVCGDEVRSVFFADNSLEYCPTCQTGGKILADRRLSRLLK
- the trpS gene encoding tryptophan--tRNA ligase, which codes for MNKPRLYSGMQPSADSLQVGNYIGALLQWRDLQESYDAFFSVVDLHALTQPNDPAELREKTRRTAAQYIAAGIEPSKSTLYVQSHVSAHPELAWVLSTITGFGEAGRMTQFKDKSTRYGSDATSVGLFTYPVLMAADILLYQTDIVPVGDDQKQHVELTRDLAERFNSRYGQTFTVPMPVIQQDTARIYDLQNPTSKMSKSAESDAGTLWLLDDPSVSAKKVMRAVTDSDGTVRYDRENKPGVSNLLVIYAALTGRQIPAIEDEYAGRGYGDFKKGLAEVVVNEFGPVRQRALDLLDDPAELDRVLAANAAKAQAVADETLSDVYDRVGLLRRR
- a CDS encoding GNAT family N-acetyltransferase, producing the protein MEPVTLHTERLVLSVPVEGDIDAIFEACQDAEIQRYTTVPSPYERSHAEGFVSTVAGRWESGVEQTWAIRDGDELAGMIGLYHHGRGAVELGYWVSPGSRGRGVLTEAAAAVVDWGFSPEGLNLPRLEWRAVVGNIGSARAARRLGFRYEGLLRQGLSSHRGRDDGWIAGLLATDDRTPQDWPVLDGA
- a CDS encoding exodeoxyribonuclease III, which codes for MSRRVRIASVNVNGIRAAARKGMLAWLEEADVDIMALQEVRATRDELATALPGWNLVNDEALAKGRAGVAVASRSEWLDVRRVLGDDEALDSAGRWLEVDFDVEGERLAVVSAYVPTGEADTAKQDAKWAFLDAMEKRMPQLAAASPLAVVMGDLNVGHREFDIRNWRGNVKKAGFLPRERAYFDRFLGEAGEPVVGVDGSSGLGLGWVDVGRRFAGDVDGPYTWWSNRGKAFDNDTGWRIDYHLATPLLADRVSSYRVVRAPSWDTRWSDHAPVVADYALGLAAS
- a CDS encoding YihY/virulence factor BrkB family protein; the protein is MTDRRSPNPSKDDDARAVDTTDDATLRARWEATQESLRERFDAPISRATLITKRTLGWFPVRVWRHFLQHNGFLLAAGVSYQALFAIFAAIYVGFAVTGLWLGGSEEAIDGLINVINSYIPDLISDDPGTGLFTTAQVTQIATESAGVLGVTGIIALGTVIWTAIGFVTFARRAVRDIFAIPPDRRSYFLLKARDLLAAVIFGIALLLGSAATSIGTWALSLIFDLFGVSLDTQWYQVSLRLASIVVSFVLYSSALAALVKFLTGASLHWRQVWPGALLGGGAVTVLQVGAGLLLSYTPTNPLLATFAIFVGLLLWFRIVGVIILVASAWIAVAASDKDLPLLEQTEEERRAREHEALIVAARVRLRTAREEREKAPWYRKWRAERAVQDARERLSDLEASAPPPPRRGSLFD
- a CDS encoding type IV toxin-antitoxin system AbiEi family antitoxin domain-containing protein; the protein is MIANHDVYTREALLAMGITRRSLARLLASGELVRLRRDRYVHPDAPEPLKDAVRIGGRLTCLSLLQMNGVFVFANERVHVHALAGASRLRSANRSVPRLEPRAVRSQRLHWLPLLEPDASTGARVSFVDAVLQAVHCLPPRHAVATIDSALNLGLVSPDDIDTIFGALPRRFAVLRGLIDGRAQSGPETLVRLILRALGCQVELQASFDRVGFVDILVDDWLVIECDSKQFHSDWQQQIKDRNRDLVMASYGYVTLRLTAADIMYRPADVLAALRGLLRVHDGCRVF
- a CDS encoding succinate dehydrogenase iron-sulfur subunit, which encodes MSTALVEPDAIEQIDAETADDTGIQSFLVTFIIRRFNPEIDEEPRWVDYDVELYSTDRVLDALHKIKWEVDGSLTFRRSCAHGICGSDAMRINGRNRLACKTLIKDLDISQPIYVEAIKGLPLEKDLVVDMEPFFASYREVQPFLISSSKPAPGKERIQSIVDREVFDDTTKCILCAACTSSCPVFWTDGQYFGPAAIVNAHRFIFDSRDDAGDVRLDILNDKEGVWRCRTTFNCTEACPRGIEVTKAIAEVKQAVLRGRS
- a CDS encoding MFS transporter; the encoded protein is MPHASRARLPLTPATERLARVAVTGAYAAQGLGYAVVVTSLPALKLRQGVDDTVVSLIVLGVALAAAGGSVLANAVAVRFGSRASLVLGLVVQSIALPVIAFPTPFGVFVAAWAVFGIGLGCVDAAAAMQGVTVQRSYGRHLLGSFFAAATVAAIIGALLVSAIALSAAAAGIAIVTAAVVALAAALFGARHFARDEPVDEALPRAERSILPRAGIWAFGLVILAVFIADSAVSTWSTVYLADDLSALAWVAPLGYAAYQGVVLISRLATDRLIPLVGRARLVASSSVLAAIGCALVALVPVPAVAIAGFAIAGLASGILLPVTFGAAGDLDPAHSDQVIARVNLFNYAGSILGAVVLGLLADAPGLGPAFLLPAVALVAILFFVRWFRDPARAAASAPR